A genome region from Paracoccus stylophorae includes the following:
- a CDS encoding DMT family transporter yields the protein MSDWIISIAGTPEGARIASILALSAAFLHAIFGALQKGRHDPWLSRAAIDLSYGLMALPVALFVVPPPSAQLWPVLLGAMAIHIAYKVAQALTYSRGAYTVVYPVVRGSAPLFAVIAAGVVFHEHFNAVQWGGVLLLTGGIFGLAAYNRSRLIVGRETLGPALAWALVTGAFVALYTTYDAWGIRLAADPFTFLAWFFVLDSIFMPIWNLPRLIRLRPPQIAPLAARGVLGALVAFASFGAIMLATRIDDVGRAAVLRETSTVFAALVGWLILGEKVGPARAALMALIAAGAVVVEFAA from the coding sequence ATGAGCGACTGGATCATCTCGATCGCCGGCACGCCCGAGGGCGCGCGCATCGCCTCGATTCTGGCGCTGTCGGCGGCGTTTCTGCACGCGATCTTCGGCGCGTTGCAGAAGGGGCGGCACGATCCGTGGCTCAGCCGCGCGGCGATCGACCTCAGCTATGGGCTGATGGCGCTGCCCGTCGCGCTGTTCGTGGTGCCGCCGCCCTCGGCGCAGCTGTGGCCGGTGCTGCTGGGCGCAATGGCCATCCACATCGCCTACAAGGTGGCGCAGGCGCTGACCTATTCGCGCGGCGCCTATACCGTCGTCTATCCGGTCGTGCGCGGCAGCGCGCCCCTGTTCGCGGTGATCGCCGCCGGCGTGGTGTTTCACGAACATTTCAACGCGGTGCAGTGGGGCGGAGTGCTGCTGCTGACGGGCGGGATCTTCGGGCTGGCGGCCTATAACCGGTCGCGCCTGATCGTGGGGCGCGAGACGCTGGGCCCGGCGCTGGCATGGGCGCTGGTGACGGGCGCGTTCGTGGCGCTGTATACCACCTATGACGCGTGGGGCATCAGGCTGGCCGCGGACCCGTTCACCTTTCTGGCGTGGTTTTTCGTGCTGGATTCGATCTTCATGCCGATCTGGAACCTGCCCCGCCTGATCCGCCTGCGACCGCCGCAGATCGCGCCGCTGGCCGCGCGCGGCGTTCTTGGCGCGCTGGTGGCCTTCGCCAGTTTCGGCGCGATCATGCTGGCCACGCGGATCGACGATGTCGGGCGCGCGGCGGTGCTGCGGGAAACCTCGACCGTGTTCGCGGCCCTTGTGGGCTGGCTGATCCTGGGCGAAAAGGTGGGGCCGGCGCGCGCGGCGCTGATGGCTCTGATCGCGGCGGGCGCGGTGGTGGTGGAATTCGCCGCCTGA